GAGCCATTCGGCGGACCGTTTGGACGAAAAGGGCAAACGGCATCTGGCAGTGATCAGCGAGGCGGCCAAACGGATGGGCAACCTGATCGACGATCTGCTGCTCTTCTCACGCATGGGGCGCCAGGAAATGCGCCGGGCAACAGTGGATACCAAAACACTGGTGGCGGAGGTCATCGCCGAGCGGGCGCCCGAGACGCAGGGACGCTGCATCGAATGGAAGGTTGGCGACTTGCCCGGGGTTCAGGGAGACGCTGCGATGCTGCGCCAGGTGTGGGTCAACCTGCTGTCGAACGCGGTCAAGTACACGCGGCCACGTGAGCAGGCGAACATTGAAATCGGCTGCGTGGAGGATTCGGCCACGGAAACAGTGTTCTTCGTACGGGATAACGGCGTGGGCTTTGACATGAAGTACGTGGACCGGCTTTTCGGGGTCTTCCAGCGGTTGCACAACGACCGGGAATTCGAGGGAACCGGAATCGGCATGGCCAACGTCCGCCGCATCATCAACCGACACGGAGGCCGGACCTGGGCCGAAGGCAAAGTCGGTGAAGGCGCGGTTTTTTACTTCTCCATTCCGAAGGCGCAAACGCCGTGGTAATAAACCAGAAATGATGCTGGAGAGGCTCCTGC
The Candidatus Angelobacter sp. genome window above contains:
- a CDS encoding ATP-binding protein, with amino-acid sequence SHSADRLDEKGKRHLAVISEAAKRMGNLIDDLLLFSRMGRQEMRRATVDTKTLVAEVIAERAPETQGRCIEWKVGDLPGVQGDAAMLRQVWVNLLSNAVKYTRPREQANIEIGCVEDSATETVFFVRDNGVGFDMKYVDRLFGVFQRLHNDREFEGTGIGMANVRRIINRHGGRTWAEGKVGEGAVFYFSIPKAQTPW